A genomic region of Antennarius striatus isolate MH-2024 chromosome 2, ASM4005453v1, whole genome shotgun sequence contains the following coding sequences:
- the ptges3a gene encoding prostaglandin E synthase 3, with protein sequence MTMQPAAAKWYDTRESVYIEFCVEDSKEVQVNFDKTKVEFSCVSGKDDNKHRNSFDLFGEIDPKGSTQKRTDRCVSCCLRKAEAGISWPRLCKDKAKFTWLSVDFSNWKDWEDELHDDVSGFDKFSEMMNTMGGVDMPDFDDADDEQESVDSDNGDMPGLI encoded by the exons ATGACGAT GCAGCCTGCCGCAGCGAAGTGGTACGACACCAGGGAGTCTGTTTATATAGAGTTCTGCGTGGAGGACAGTAAAGAAGTGCAAGTGAATTTTGACAAAACCAAAGTTGAGTTCAG CTGTGTCAGTGGGAAAGATGATAATAAACACAGGAATTCATTCGACCTGTTTGGAGAGATTGATCCCAAA GGGTCAACACAGAAGCGCactgacaggtgtgtgtcatGTTGTTTACGGAAAGCAGAGGCTGGGATATCATGGCCACGACTTTGCAAAGACAAGGCGAAG TTCACCTGGCTGTCTGTGGATTTCAGCAATTGGAAAGACTGGGAAGATGAGCTGCATGATGATGTGTCAGGTTTTGATAAGTTCTCAGAG ATGATGAACACCATGGGAGGAGTCGACATGCCTGATTTTGACGATGCAGATGATGAG caaGAGTCTGTAGACAGTGACAATGGTG aCATGCCTGGCCTAATTTAG